In a genomic window of Glycine max cultivar Williams 82 chromosome 13, Glycine_max_v4.0, whole genome shotgun sequence:
- the LOC112998759 gene encoding uncharacterized protein produces the protein MLEGVWLADMQRVVVANIYAPCDIEGKRQLWQSLSRRKIQFQVNCRCLVGDFNCVRHPSERMGSNHSNPDTNLIAEFNDWLAVMEVDDIPCMGKPFTWVRPNGSCKSKLDRVLVSYEWLSKWPDSSQFNLERNYSDHCPVIMYSKCIDWGPKPFKVYDGWLMNKDYQKVVRDCWSETQPRGWGGYALKCKLQNLKQRLKNWSKDNIGDLGNKVKQIQQKLNDLENSMTTQPSDQQVQELKKTQADLWEKATLHESIMRQKSRSKWIKEGDSNTSYFHKIINHSRRRNSLRGMLIDGIWVENPNLIKAKILQHFQNSFLNLICSDLIYMVFLLMS, from the coding sequence ATGTTGGAAGGGGTTTGGTTGGCTGACATGCAGAGAGTTGTTGTGGCCAATATTTATGCTCCTTGTGATATAGAAGGTAAAAGACAGTTGTGGCAGAGTTTAAGTAGAAGGAAGATTCAGTTCCAAGTTAATTGCAGGTGTCTTGTAGGGGATTTTAATTGTGTTAGACATCCCTCTGAAAGAATGGGAAGCAATCACAGTAATCCAGATACTAATCTTATAGCTGAATTCAATGATTGGCTTGCTGTTATGGAGGTAGATGACATTCCTTGTATGGGTAAGCCCTTTACTTGGGTTAGGCCAAATGGATCATGCAAAAGCAAATTGGATAGAGTGCTAGTCTCTTATGAATGGTTATCTAAGTGGCCTGATAGCTCCCAATTTAACCTTGAAAGGAATTACTCTGATCATTGTCCTGTCATTATGTATTCTAAATGCATTGATTGGGGCCCTAAGCCTTTTAAGGTTTATGATGGTTGGTTAATGAATAAAGACTATCAGAAGGTGGTTAGGGATTGCTGGTCTGAAACTCAGCCTAGGGGGTGGGGTGGTTATGCTCTAAAATGCAAACTTCAGAACCTCAAGCAAAGGTTGAAAAATTGGAGTAAAGACAATATTGGAGACTTGGGCAACAAGGTGAAGCAGATCCAACAAAAGTTAAATGATTTGGAAAACTCTATGACAACTCAGCCTTCTGACCAGCAAGTCCAAGAGCTCAAGAAAACTCAAGCTGACCTTTGGGAAAAGGCTACTCTTCATGAGTCTATTATGAGacagaaatcaagaagcaaatgGATCAAAGAGGGAGACAGCAATACCTCTTACTTTCACAAAATTATTAATCACAGCAGGAGGAGAAATTCCTTAAGGGGGATGCTGATTGATGGTATCTGGGTAGAAAACCCTAATCTGATTAAGGCTAAAATTTTGCAGCATTTTCAGAACAGTTTTCTGAACCTCATCTGCTCAGACCTAATCTACATGGTGTTTCTTTTAATGTCTTGA